The Streptomyces sp. RKND-216 genomic sequence CGACGCGAACGCGGGCGGGCTGGAGACCCTGCTGGACGAGCACCTGGTCGAGGTGGTGGGCACCGACGCGCTGGGGATGCAGCGCTACCGCATGCACGATCTGCTGCGCTGCTACGCCCGGGAACTCGCCGAGGCCGACGGCGACGAGGTGCGGACGCGCCGCCGGCTACGAGTGGTGGACGACCTGGTCGCGCTGGCGCGCTGCGCGAACTCCGCGATGCCGACCCGCTTCCTGGGCGTGCTGGGGGAACCGGCGCATCCGCAGGGAGCGGCCGCCGCGGTCGTACCGGCGGTGCGGGCGCGGCCGGTGGAGTGGTTCGAGTCCGAACGGCGTGTGCTGGTCGCCTCCGTGGAGTCGGCGCTGCGGCGGGGACACGTCGCGCAGGCCGCCGACCTCGCCGTCGAACTGGCCGGGTTCTTCGACATGCGCGGCTACTACGGCGACTGGCTGCGCACGCACCGGCTGGTGCTGGACGCGATGCAGGAACCGACCGACGCGCGGGCCGCGACGCTGCTGCGGAACCTCGGCCAGCTGCACCTCTACCAGGACCGTTACGCCGACGCGCTCGCCGCGTTCGACCTCTCGCGCTCGTTGTTCTCGCGCCTCGGGCACGGCTACGGCGAAGCCGTCGCCGCGGTGGGCGCCGGGTCCGTGCACCGCGTGCTGAACGACCTGGAAACCGCGCTGGCGGCGTTCGGCGAGGCGCTGCGCGGCTTCGGCGAGGCCGGCGACCGGCACGGCGAGGCGGTCGCCCACAACGCGATCGCCTCGGTGTGGCTGGAGCGGGGCGAGCCGGAGGCGGCCACGCCCTGGCTGACCGCCGCGCTGGAGCTGTCCGGTGGCGTGGGCGACCGGCACCGGGAGGCGCAGGTGCGGCGTCGGATGGCCGTCGCGCACGAGCAGCGCGGCGAACTCCGGCAGGCGCGACAGGAGCTGGAGCGGGCGCTGGGCATCTTCGACGAGCTGGGGGACGCGCACTGCGCGGCGTACGTGCAGCAGAGCGTCGGCGAACTGTGCCTGCGCCAGGGCCGTGCGGGTGAGGCGTCGGCGCTGCTGGTCGACGCGCTCAACGTGCAGCGGCAGCTCGGCGACCGCCGGGCGGAGGCACGGGTGGCGTGCCTGCTGGGCGAGCTGCATCACGCGACCGGCCGCAAGCAGACGGCGCGCCGCTACTTCCACCGTTCGCTGTCGACCTGGCGGCGGCTGGAGGTGCGGGAGCAGGCGGAGCTGGTGCACGCGAAGCTGCGGGCTCTGCGCTGACGCCCCTGGGTACGGCCGGTCGTGCGCGGGCCGCAGCCGGTCGTGTGCTGCCGCCGGGCGGAACGGCCGGTTACGCCGTCCCGCCCCGTGCGACACCGGCAGCCGGTCAGCAGTTCTTGCTGCGCTGGCTGCGCTTGGTGTAGTCGCCCCACCGGACGCCCTGGACGACCGCGACCACGACGCTGCCGTTGTGGATCTGCTCGTAGTGCAGGTGGGGGGTGATGTTGTAGAGCGCGGAGGTGGCGCCGACACGGCCGATCTTCTGGCCCAGCTTGACCCTGTCGCCCTTCTGGACGGCGCGGGTCTTCAGGTGGGCGTAGCGCGTCTGCCAGCCGTTCCCGTGGCCGATGACGATGGTGTTGCCGTAGCCGGTGCCCGTGGAGTAGTAGGAGGACAGCACCGTGCCGCCGGCGCTGGCGAAGACCCGCCGGCCGAGGTCGTCGGGGCTTCCGCTGGCGCTGTAGTGGTTCCAGTCGATGGAGTGCGCCGGGCTGTGGCCGTTCCAGTTGTTGCCGACCCAGGTCTGGTTGCACAGGAACGGCATCTTGAAGTTCGGCCGGGCGAGCGGTTCGGCGGACGAGGCGGCCTGCGGCGACGCGACGGCGACCGGCGCCGCGACCGTGACGGCTGCCGCGGCGCTCACGGCGGCCAGGAGGCTGCGGGTACGTCTGCGCATGGATTCTCCCCTTGTCTTCGGTGACCAGGGGATTCAAGGAGGCGGGCATACAAAGCGGATACAAGCCCGGATACAAGAGCCCGGCGGGGACGCCGGGTGCGCGGCAACCGGTCGAGCTGACATGCCTGCGACAGCGGTGGGTAGCCTCCGCGGGTGCCCCACAACACCGTGAACTCATCGCAGACATCCACCCCGGCGCCTCGTCGGGCCGCACGGAGGGCGGGCCTCGCGACGACTGCCGCGACCGCCCTCGCCGCCCTGGCCGCGGCCTCGGCCCCGGCTGCCGCGGCCGGGAGCACCGACACAGCCGTACAGCGCAGCCCGGAGGGTGGACGCCACTGCGCCGTGGTGTACTTCGACCTCGGCGAGACGCTGGTCCACACCGAGGACGACGGTTCGCTCCACTACCTGCCGGAAGCCGCCCGCCATCTGCGGGAGCTGCGTGAGGCGGACGTCGAGGTCGGCCTGATCACCAACGTCCCACCCGAGTGGGGCGAGACGGACGCCGAACGGGCCGCGAAGCTGCGCGAGATCGTGGACGCCGACTGGACCGGCACCAGCCCGTTCGCGTGGGAGGACTTCGAGGGCCGCATCCTCACGCCCCGCACCGTCGAGGAGCGCAAGCCGTCCCCCGCGCTGTTCGAGCGGGGCTCCGGCGCCGCCCACGGCTGCCACGTGGTCTACCAGGGCGAGACGGCGAAGGAGCTGGAAGTGGCCCGCAAGGAGGGCTACTTCACCTACGCCGTGGGGCGGGAGGGTGCGTGGCCGGCGTACCTGCCGGTGCCGGTGATCGAGGCCATCGCCCAACTGCCCTGACGTCGCCGCCCGTCGGCTGCGTCAGGCGCATCCGCCGCAGGCGTACGCGGGCCGCGTGGCCGGCGACCTCGGGGATCGCCGGCCACGCGGCCCGTGCGTACTGCGTCAGGCGATGCGGCGGACAGGGGCGGCGCTCTCCGCTGCCGCCGCCGCGGACCGGCGCCGGCGCGCCAGCACCACGCGGCGCTCGGCCGCGGTCAGCCCGCCCCACACGCCGTACGGCTCCGGCTGGAGCAGCGCGTGCTCCCGGCACTCGACGAGGACGGGGCAGCGCGCGCACACCCGCTTGGCGGCCTGCTCACGGGCGAGGCGGGCGGCGGTGGGCTCCTTCGACGGGGCGAAGAACAGCCCGGCCTCGTCCCGGTGGCAGACCGCATCGGCGTGCCAGGGGCCGGCATCGTCGTCGCGGGCGGGCGCCCGTGGGGTGGGGACGGCGGCCTGCAGGGACTGATGCGGCGTTTGCAGCACGGTCTGACTCCTACACGAGACGGCTACGGCGGTCGGTCTGGCCGATGTGTGCACCTTCACCCGTCTTGCTGCGCACGGCAGTTCGCGCTGCTCGCCGTACGAGAGACGATGCACCAGCCTTACCCGCTGTGCGCGCGCTTATGCACACGGTGCCATGCGGCCGTGCGGTACGGCACGCCGTGCCGCGGACCGCCCACCGCACGCCCCGGGCGGTCAGTGCCCGTGCCCGTGGCCCTGGTGCAGATTCTTCAGCCGCTTGCCGCGCTTCGGCCTCGCCGAGACGCCGCCGAACAGCGCCAGCCCCTTGACGACGACCACCGGCGCGTCCGGGTCGGGCGAATCGTGGGAGCGGACGTCGAAGCCGCCGAAGATGCCGGTCCCGCGGCCGCGCAGGGTCACGTTCTCGGGGATCCGGATGTCCACGCCGCCGAAGACGGCGGTGGCGTTGATGACGATCTCCCGCTGCGTGAACACGGCCTGGGTGAGGTCGATGTCGACGCCGCCGAAGCAGGCGAAGGCGTTCGTCTTCCGGCCGATCCGCCAACTGCCGCGCCGGGTGGCGCCGCTGAAGATCGCGACGGCGTTGTCCGCGGCGCCCTCGTCACCGTGCGGAGCGACGTCGAACGCGGCGGCGGGCCGCAGAGCGGTCCTGCCAACCGGCTGCGGCAGGTCGCGGACCAGGGGTTCGAGCTGCCCCATGGTCTTGGCGGCGTAGACCGCGTCCAGCCGCTCGGAATGCTCGTCCGCGTCGAGCCGGCCTTCGGCCAGCGCCTCGCGGAGGATGTCCGCGACGCGGTCACGGTCGGCGTCCGACGCTCGTACGTCGGCCTCCGCGGCCGGTCGCACGGCGGGCTTCTCGTCCGGCGAGGGGCGCTTCTCCAGCGGCGAATCAGTCACCACGCCAGCCTACCCAGACGCGATAGATCGCGACCAGTGTCCGCGACGGGGAACCGTGCGCGCGTCACCCCGTGGCCGGACGCGCACGCGCCCGACACGGTGAACGGCGGCCTCCACTCCGGGAGCGGAGGCCGCCGCCGGACTCCTTCCGTCACCGCGCCGCCGACCAGGAGTGGGCGACGTCGACCACGACCCGGCCCCCCAGCGGGAACACGCGGAACGGCAGCCGCGCCCGGACTCCGAGGCCGAGCTGGGTCGTCCCCTCGTAGCTGGCGCCGTACCGCGCGTCGCGGAAGGTGCGGTAGCCGTCGAGGTCGACACCGGGAAGCGGCCGACCGGGCCGCCCGGCGTAGGTGGGCTCGAAGGTCTCCGGGTCGTAGGACGGCGCGCCGACCACGATCTCCAGCACCGCGCCGCCGGACATCGGCAGCGGCCGCCCGGAACCGTCCTGCTGGAAGCGGGACACGTAGCAGACGTGGTAGCCGGCCGCGGTCGCCGGAGCGTCGCTCCGGATGTCGAGGACCATCCGGTCGAAGCACGCGTGCCGGCCGGTACGGACGTCCACCAGAGGGCGGTTCGACACGAACGGCGCGGACTTGGGCGGGCTGCCCCAGGTCACGGCGCAGGACGCCGCAGCACCCCGGGCCGTAACGGCGGCGCTCGCGGCACCGCCGTCCGCCGCCGCGCTCGCCTGGACGGGGCCGGCCCCGGCGACGGCGGCGGTGACGAACAGAGTGATCATTCTTCGCATGGCTGCCCCCTGTGGTGCAATACGTGAGGTTTCTCTTGCAATAGGGTCAGACAGCGGAAATCGGAGAAAGTTGCAGCACTGAGAGACTCCGTGAGAATCCGCGAGAACACGGTCCTTCGGCTGCCGGGGCCCGGGGGCGGCGGGAGACCGGAGTCCCCGCGTCTTCCGGCCCCCGGGAAGCGTTCTACGCTGTGAAGCGCGCTCACCGTCGAGAGGAAGATGCCCCATGGCCGCCACCCCGGAGTTCAGCTACACGGACCTGCTGCCGCGGGGTGAGGACACCACGCCGTACCGCCTGGTCACCGCCGAAGGCGTCAGCACCTTCGAGGCGGACGGCCGGACCTTCCTCTCCGTGGAGCCGGAGGCGCTGCGGACGCTCGCCTCCGAGGCGATGAAGGACATCGCGCACTACCTGCGGCCCGAGCACCTGGCCCAGCTGCGCCGCATCCTGGACGACCCGGAAGCCAGCGCGAACGACCGCTTCGTCGCGCTGGACCTGCTGAAGAACGCCAACATCGCCGCCGCCGGCGTCCTCCCGATGTGCCAGGACACCGGCACCGCCATCGTGATGGGCAAGCGCGGCCAGAACGTCCTCACACGGGGCCGGGACGAGGAAGCCCTCTCCCGCGGTATCCACGACGCCTACACGCAGCTCAACCTGCGGTACTCCCAGATGGCGCCGCTGACCATGTGGGAGGAGAAGAACACGGGCACCAACCTGCCCGCGCAGATCGAGCTCTACGCGACGGACGGCGACGCCTACACGTTCCTCTTCATGGCCAAGGGCGGCGGCAGCGCCAACAAATCCTTCCTCTTCCAGGAGACGAAGGCGGTGCTGAACGAGGACTCGATGATGAAGTTCCTCGAGGAGAAGATCCGCTCGCTGGGCACGGCCGCCTGCCCGCCGTACCACCTGGCGGTCGTCGTGGGCGGCACCAGCGCCGAGTACGCGCTCAAGACCGCCAAGTACGCCTCCGCGCACTACCTGGACGAGATCCCGGCCGAGGGCTCCCCGGCGGGGCACGGCTTCCGCGACAAGGAGTTGGAGGAGAAGGTCTTCGAGCTCACCCAGCGGATCGGCATCGGCGCCCAGTTCGGCGGCAAGTACTTCTGCCACGACGTGCGGGTGGTACGGCTGCCGCGGCACGGGGCCTCCTGCCCGGTCGCACTCGCGGTGTCCTGCTCTGCGGACCGGCAGGCGGTCGCGAAGATCACCGCCGAGGGCGTGTTCCTGGAGCAGCTGGAGACCGACCCCGCACGGTTCCTGCCGGAGACCACGGACGACGAACTGGACGGCGAGGACGAGGTCGTGAAGATCGACCTCGAGCGTCCGATGGACGAGATCCGCGCCGAGCTGACCCGCCACCCGGTGAAGACCCGGCTGTCGCTGACCGGCCCGCTGGTCGTCGCACGCGACATCGCGCACGCCAAGATCAAGGAACGGCTGGACGCGGGCGAGGAGATGCCGCAGTACCTGCGGGACCACGCGGTGTACTACGCCGGGCCCGCGAAGACGCCGGAGGGCTACGCGTCCGGCTCGTTCGGGCCGACCACGGCCGGGCGCATGGACGCGTACGTGGAGCAGTTCCAGGCGGCCGGCGGCTCCATGGTGATGCTCGCCAAGGGCAACCGCAGCAAGCAGGTCACCGACGCGTGCGCCGCGCACGGCGGCTTCTACCTCGGCTCGATCGGCGGACCGGCGGCCCGGCTGGCGCAGGACTGCATCCGGAAGGTGGAGGTCCTGGAGTACGAGGAGCTGGGCATGGAGGCGGTCTGGCGGATCGAGGTGGAGGACTTTCCCGCGTTCGTCGTCGTCGACGACAAGGGGAACGACTTCTTCACGGACCCCGGTCCCGCGCAGCCCTTCGTCACCTCCATCCCTGTCGGCGGCCCCGCCCGCTGACGGCTCCGGGCTCCGCCCGGGGGCGGGAAAAGCGCGTTATGTTCGGGGCCATGAGCGAGAACGCCGAGTACCGGATCGAACGCGACTCGATGGGCGAGGTGCAGGTGCCCGCGGACGCGAAGTGGCGGGCGCAGACGCAGCGCGCGGTCGGGAACTTCCCGCTGAGCGGACGGCGCCTGGAGCGCGCGCACATTGAGGCGCTGGCCCACATCAAGGCGGCCGCCGCCACCGTGAACGCGGACCTCGGCGTGCTGGACGCCCCGGTCGCCGACGCGATCCGCGCCGCCGCGGAGGAGGTCGCCGACGGCCGCTGGGACGACCACTTCCCGGTGGACGTCTTCCAGACCGGTTCCGGCACCTCCTCCAACATGAACATGAACGAGGTCGTCGCCACCCTCGCGACCGAACGGCTGGCCGGCGACGCCACCGTGCACCCGAACGACCACGTCAACGCCAGCCAGTCGTCCAACGACGTCTTCCCGTCCTCCATCCACATCGCCGCCACCGCCGCCGTCACGCACGACCTGGTGCCCGCGCTGGAGCACCTCGCGGCGGCGCTGTCCCGCAAGGGCGAGGAGTTCGCGGAGGTGGTCAAGTCCGGGCGCACCCACCTGATGGACGCGACCCCGGTCACGCTGGGCCAGGAGTTCGACGGCTACGCGGCGCAGATGCGGCACGGCGTGGAGCGGCTGCACGCCTCGCTGCCCCGGCTCGCCGAACTGCCGCTCGGCGGCACCGCGGTGGGCACCGGCATCAACACGCCGCCGGGCTTCTCGGAGGCCGTGATCGCGGAGGTCGCCCGCATCACCGGACTGCCGCTGACCGAGGCGCGGGACCACTTCGAGGCGCAGGGCGCGCGGGACGGACTCGTCGAGACGTCCGGGCAGCTCCGTACGATCGCGGTCGGCCTGACCAAGATCTGCAACGACCTGCGCTGGATGGCGTCCGGCCCGCGCACCGGGCTGGCCGAGATCGCGCTGCCCGACCTGCAGCCGGGCTCCTCGATCATGCCGGGCAAGGTGAACCCGGTGATCCCGGAGGCGG encodes the following:
- a CDS encoding M23 family metallopeptidase encodes the protein MRRRTRSLLAAVSAAAAVTVAAPVAVASPQAASSAEPLARPNFKMPFLCNQTWVGNNWNGHSPAHSIDWNHYSASGSPDDLGRRVFASAGGTVLSSYYSTGTGYGNTIVIGHGNGWQTRYAHLKTRAVQKGDRVKLGQKIGRVGATSALYNITPHLHYEQIHNGSVVVAVVQGVRWGDYTKRSQRSKNC
- a CDS encoding WhiB family transcriptional regulator; amino-acid sequence: MLQTPHQSLQAAVPTPRAPARDDDAGPWHADAVCHRDEAGLFFAPSKEPTAARLAREQAAKRVCARCPVLVECREHALLQPEPYGVWGGLTAAERRVVLARRRRSAAAAAESAAPVRRIA
- a CDS encoding DUF1707 domain-containing protein, with the protein product MTDSPLEKRPSPDEKPAVRPAAEADVRASDADRDRVADILREALAEGRLDADEHSERLDAVYAAKTMGQLEPLVRDLPQPVGRTALRPAAAFDVAPHGDEGAADNAVAIFSGATRRGSWRIGRKTNAFACFGGVDIDLTQAVFTQREIVINATAVFGGVDIRIPENVTLRGRGTGIFGGFDVRSHDSPDPDAPVVVVKGLALFGGVSARPKRGKRLKNLHQGHGHGH
- a CDS encoding fumarate hydratase → MAATPEFSYTDLLPRGEDTTPYRLVTAEGVSTFEADGRTFLSVEPEALRTLASEAMKDIAHYLRPEHLAQLRRILDDPEASANDRFVALDLLKNANIAAAGVLPMCQDTGTAIVMGKRGQNVLTRGRDEEALSRGIHDAYTQLNLRYSQMAPLTMWEEKNTGTNLPAQIELYATDGDAYTFLFMAKGGGSANKSFLFQETKAVLNEDSMMKFLEEKIRSLGTAACPPYHLAVVVGGTSAEYALKTAKYASAHYLDEIPAEGSPAGHGFRDKELEEKVFELTQRIGIGAQFGGKYFCHDVRVVRLPRHGASCPVALAVSCSADRQAVAKITAEGVFLEQLETDPARFLPETTDDELDGEDEVVKIDLERPMDEIRAELTRHPVKTRLSLTGPLVVARDIAHAKIKERLDAGEEMPQYLRDHAVYYAGPAKTPEGYASGSFGPTTAGRMDAYVEQFQAAGGSMVMLAKGNRSKQVTDACAAHGGFYLGSIGGPAARLAQDCIRKVEVLEYEELGMEAVWRIEVEDFPAFVVVDDKGNDFFTDPGPAQPFVTSIPVGGPAR
- a CDS encoding class II fumarate hydratase, with translation MSENAEYRIERDSMGEVQVPADAKWRAQTQRAVGNFPLSGRRLERAHIEALAHIKAAAATVNADLGVLDAPVADAIRAAAEEVADGRWDDHFPVDVFQTGSGTSSNMNMNEVVATLATERLAGDATVHPNDHVNASQSSNDVFPSSIHIAATAAVTHDLVPALEHLAAALSRKGEEFAEVVKSGRTHLMDATPVTLGQEFDGYAAQMRHGVERLHASLPRLAELPLGGTAVGTGINTPPGFSEAVIAEVARITGLPLTEARDHFEAQGARDGLVETSGQLRTIAVGLTKICNDLRWMASGPRTGLAEIALPDLQPGSSIMPGKVNPVIPEAVLMVCAQVTGNDATVATAGAAGNFELNVMLPVMARNLLESVRLLSRAARLLADSTVDGITANTERARVYAESSPSVVTPLNRYIGYENAAAVAKKALAEAKTIREAVLEAGYVDRGELTLAHLDEALDVLRMTRP